A window of the Victivallis lenta genome harbors these coding sequences:
- a CDS encoding glycoside hydrolase family 5 protein, whose protein sequence is MADFSGFSHGMGIGGWLTNYKRFNVLPDEWKTRLSPGDFEHFATYITRRDIDYIASLGMDHIRLGFDQVVLEAGPGEYRGEIWEHIDRFCDWCRAAGVNIVLNLHKAVGNYCDIPSAVTLMESPELQERFIAVWVAFEKRYSGRPEIVFELLNEVNETRESDIENWNRLAARTIRAIRELNPSRRIVIGGTCANSCDRLRFLPEFDDNVIYTWHFYFPYEFTHQQGVLQSAPLCYNRRMPYPGDIEIYRDFRRFVYRDENPYPDDGRMDSNVLRRAMAPAFEYQAAHPGRTVWCGEFGTIRHCPLEWRENYMRDVISLLLEHRTPYCVWNYLSTPNDGNRFSLVDDDRREILSPRLAAVIRGEITA, encoded by the coding sequence ATGGCGGATTTCAGCGGCTTCTCCCACGGAATGGGCATCGGCGGATGGCTCACGAACTACAAACGGTTCAACGTCCTGCCGGACGAGTGGAAGACCCGGTTGTCGCCGGGTGACTTCGAGCATTTCGCGACTTACATCACGCGGCGCGACATCGATTACATCGCGTCTCTCGGCATGGATCATATCCGCCTCGGCTTCGACCAGGTCGTCCTCGAAGCCGGGCCCGGCGAGTATCGCGGGGAGATCTGGGAGCACATCGACCGGTTCTGCGACTGGTGCCGGGCGGCCGGCGTCAATATCGTCCTGAATCTGCATAAGGCGGTCGGGAACTACTGCGATATCCCGTCCGCAGTCACGCTGATGGAGAGCCCGGAGCTGCAGGAGCGCTTCATCGCCGTCTGGGTCGCGTTCGAAAAACGTTACTCCGGGCGCCCGGAGATCGTGTTCGAACTGCTGAACGAGGTGAACGAGACGCGGGAGTCGGATATCGAAAACTGGAACCGTCTCGCCGCCCGGACGATCCGGGCGATCCGGGAGCTGAATCCGTCGCGCCGCATCGTGATCGGCGGAACCTGCGCCAACAGCTGCGACCGGCTGCGGTTCCTGCCGGAATTCGATGACAACGTCATCTACACCTGGCATTTCTATTTCCCGTACGAATTCACGCATCAGCAGGGCGTCCTGCAGTCGGCCCCGCTCTGTTACAACCGGAGGATGCCGTATCCGGGCGACATTGAAATCTACCGCGACTTCAGGCGTTTCGTGTACCGGGATGAGAATCCGTATCCGGACGACGGCCGCATGGATTCAAATGTCCTGCGGCGTGCGATGGCCCCCGCCTTCGAATACCAGGCAGCCCATCCCGGCCGGACGGTCTGGTGCGGGGAGTTCGGCACCATTCGCCACTGTCCGCTGGAATGGCGGGAAAATTATATGCGGGATGTGATCTCGCTGCTGCTTGAGCACCGCACTCCCTACTGCGTCTGGAACTACCTCTCGACACCGAACGACGGCAACCGGTTCAGCCTGGTCGACGACGACCGCCGGGAAATTCTGAGCCCCCGCCTCGCCGCCGTCATCCGGGGAGAGATTACCGCCTGA